One genomic segment of Mangifera indica cultivar Alphonso chromosome 6, CATAS_Mindica_2.1, whole genome shotgun sequence includes these proteins:
- the LOC123218654 gene encoding glutamate receptor 2.7-like: protein MEEPKFLYPISISGNTVTLSRTRLLLLLLVSSFVILCHGVELEAADGYKLINIGAIIDNANSRIGIEQRVAMQIAVGNSNSVLKNYKLALYFRHPDRDLLNVSIAAESLIKEDEVKVIIGWESWGEAALLAEIGRRAQVPVLSFAEPPISTPLTVDRWPLLVTMTNNKAEQIRCAAALVGSYNWRKVIVIYEDDAIGADTRDSVNYLSGALRNVSSEIEQQLVLPPFSYLTNPKEYVQKELEKLQQTQSRVFIVLQLSSSTTIHLFREARKMGFMGADSVWITTETIASLLDSYNTSVISSMAGVLGIKTYFSEDNTSYLDFKAQFKTKFRSENLEEDNSDPGIYALKAHDSIKTVALSLEKVTSDDSFSSAVLLEKILSSNFTGLSGEISFEGARLRHTTASRLIKVVGKKYKELEFWLPEFGFSKTLEIENGTKENNSGSKVGDGAVTWPGDLKLDIPKGWAMPTEAKPLIIGVPGRTSFDKFVKVSLDNNHYEGFCIDLFREVLKVLDYALPYKFVSYNGSYDDLVEYVHNKSFDAVVGDITILLERAKNMEFTVPYAESGLSMIVQLQTEESAWMFIKPFTKEMWAVTGAILIYTMCIVWILEHPYNPEFRGPWRNQIATALWFTSSSLFFAHRERVHSNLTRLVVVVWLFVVLILNSSYTASLSSMLTVRRMKPDLTDIEWLKRANLTVGCDGDSFVRKYLQNVIGFKSENILNVSYEYDYPKFFQNNSIAAAFLELPYEKVFMGQFCKNYTAITPTTRFGGLAFAFQKGSPIAADFSEAILKLSENGVLKKLEESSLASSRECSTNLSNDETESLELSSFWGLYLISGATSTLCALPFLVKLLKKYRQNQAASQGNVALSELSFWSKVVRFAKYSPNNSSGTNNPGTATGIQL, encoded by the exons ATGGAAGAACCAAAATTTCTTTATCCTATCAGTATTTCTGGTAATACCGTAACACTCTCAAGAACTCGGCTCTTACTCCTGCTACTCGTCTCCAGTTTTGTCATCCTCTGCCATGGAGTTGAACTTGAAGCTGCTGATGGCTACAAGCTTATAAACATTGGAGCAATCATTGATAATGCTAATTCCCGAATAGGGATAGAACAAAGAGTGGCAATGCAGATAGCAGTTGGAAATTCTAACAGTGTCCTGAAGAATTACAAGCTAGCTCTTTACTTCCGCCACCCTGATAGAGATCTCTTAAATGTTTCTATTGCAG CTGAATCGCTGATAAAAGAAGATGAAGTCAAGGTGATTATCGGCTGGGAGTCGTGGGGAGAAGCAGCTTTACTTGCTGAGATCGGACGCCGAGCCCAAGTTCCTGTCCTATCGTTTGCAGAACCTCCCATTTCAACACCGCTAACGGTGGATCGGTGGCCTTTATTGGTAACAATGACTAACAATAAAGCTGAACAGATAAGATGCGCTGCAGCTCTTGTTGGTTCCTATAATTGGAGAAAAGTTATTGTCATTTATGAAGATGATGCGATTGGTGCAGACACTAGGGACTCGGTAAATTATCTGTCAGGGGCTCTTCGAAATGTTAGTTCGGAGATTGAGCAGCAATTGGTTCTTCCGCCATTTTCTTATTTGACTAATCCAAAAGAATATGTACAAAAAGAGCTGGAGAAACTACAACAAACGCAATCTCGGGTTTTTATTGTTCTTCAGTTATCATCATCTACGACGATTCATCTTTTTAGAGAGGCAAGGAAGATGGGATTTATGGGGGCTGACTCAGTTTGGATAACCACAGAAACCATCGCAAGTTTGCTTGACTCGTACAACACTTCTGTTATCTCCTCTATGGCAGGGGTTCTCGGAATCAAGACATACTTCTCTGAAGACAATACTTCTTACCTGGATTTTAAAGctcaattcaaaacaaaatttcgATCCGAGAATCTCGAGGAAGATAATTCTGACCCTGGAATTTATGCCTTAAAGGCTCATGATAGCATTAAAACAGTTGCACTGAGCCTGGAGAAAGTGACAAGTGACGATAGTTTTTCTTCTGCAGTCTTGttggaaaaaatattatcaagcaACTTCACGGGCTTAAGCGGCGAAATAAGTTTCGAAGGAGCCAGGCTGCGGCATACTACCGCATCAAGGCTTATAAAAGTGGTTGGAAAGAAGTACAAAGAGCTAGAATTTTGGTTGCCCGAGTTTGGATTCTCAAAGACCCTGGAAATTGAAAATGGAACCAAGGAGAACAATAGCGGCAGCAAAGTTGGTGATGGTGCTGTGACTTGGCCTGGTGACTTAAAGCTAGATATTCCTAAAGGCTGGGCAATGCCTACTGAGGCAAAGCCTCTCATAATTGGGGTTCCAGGCAGAACCTCATTCGACAAGTTTGTGAAGGTTTCCCTGGACAACAATCATTATGAGGGTTTTTGCATTGATCTTTTTCGCGAGGTGTTAAAAGTTTTGGACTATGCTCTACCATACAAATTCGTTTCGTATAATGGCTCCTATGATGATCTTGTTGAGTATGTCCATAACAAG AGCTTTGATGCAGTTGTGGGCGACATAACCATACTACTTGAAAGAGCCAAAAATATGGAATTTACAGTACCATATGCAGAGTCAGGACTGTCTATGATCGTTCAACTTCAGACTGAAGAATCGGCTTGGATGTTCATCAAACCATTCACCAAGGAAATGTGGGCGGTGACAGGTGCCATCTTGATCTACACAATGTGCATAGTTTGGATTTTAGAGCATCCATATAATCCTGAATTTCGTGGGCCGTGGAGAAATCAGATTGCCACTGCTCTTTGGTTTActtcctcttctcttttcttcgcTCACA GGGAGAGAGTTCACAGCAATCTCACTCGGCTGGTGGTTGTTGTGTGGCTTTTCGTGGTGTTGATATTAAACTCAAGCTATACAGCCAGTCTATCTTCAATGCTCACCGTCCGACGAATGAAACCAGATCTAACGGACATTGAGTGGCTTAAGAGAGCCAATTTGACAGTTGGTTGCGACGGTGATTCATTTGTGAGGAAGTACCTACAAAATGTGATAGGGTTCAAATCAGAAAACATCTTGAATGTCTCCTATGAATACGATTATCCAAAGTTTTTTCAGAACAACTCTATAGCCGCTGCCTTTCTTGAACTCCCATACGAGAAAGTTTTCATGGGACAGTTCTGCAAGAATTACACTGCCATCACACCCACCACCAGATTTGGAGGATTAGCCTTT GCATTCCAAAAGGGATCCCCCATAGCAGCTGACTTTTCTGAAGCTATTCTCAAGCTGTCAGAGAATGGAGTCTTAAAGAAACTGGAAGAAAGTTCGCTTGCTTCTTCACGGGAGTGCTCAACCAACTTATCTAACGATGAAACTGAAAGCTTGGAACTCAGCAGCTTCTGGGGTCTCTACCTGATATCTGGTGCCACTTCTACCCTTTGTGCTCTACCATTTCTCGTTAAATTGCTTAAGAAATATAGACAAAATCAAGCGGCAAGTCAAGGCAATGTAGCTTTGAGTGAATTAAGCTTTTGGAGCAAGGTGGTTAGGTTTGCAAAATACAGTCCTAATAATAGCAGTGGAACAAATAATCCGGGGACTGCAACTGGGATTCAGCTTTAG